A stretch of the Panicum virgatum strain AP13 chromosome 9N, P.virgatum_v5, whole genome shotgun sequence genome encodes the following:
- the LOC120690389 gene encoding dentin sialophosphoprotein isoform X1, with amino-acid sequence MYKLGGRGGGRGGGGGASKRPPAPHGRGRGGTSSISGMGAPPRGRAAAASAAAAQPAGRDEGFRLESNGPPAFSAIIRLTPDLIDEIRRAEEAGGGARIKFNPNMYNSSENVIDVNGKEFKFTWASERGELCDIYEERQSGEDGNGLLLECGSAWRKVNVQRILDESAKNLVKMRSEEAERLSKSRKSIVLDPANPSVKSQAKSMAAAAVEGSMRRMHWKQKNEFFKKNKAAVIAPTKSVSKVKLSNNIPKGNFSTSPAPSPEQPGASIPSFPIGSDANNEVVTPFDLNKENNKTEKATPSKMSKGINRRASAHSASVDDNTNEVRSLLISVLSENPKGMSLKALEKAVADVFPNASKKIESIIKNIANYQAPARYVLKPGLEVENSRRHASEEGSRSINENVDEFPPSLKIDDPDIFESIDVVGSPVATAGDGKVNNGSEDKAGTSSESASDSDSDSDSSDSGSDSGSQSRSAAESGSGSSSDSDSDDSSSSKEGSDAFVDITSDDDKANTAQTKVADDLNLSSSPRDLTRLDVDDEQIDIGTNMDYTTTSPHIDLNNFNSNNDGAESDGLAASNLKKPSEIPGSKNMPSNRMEPSRVDRKYNEMSYQEDLFDDSLQTTSEIPNEEAGQFTKQHPNRRKSTSKDGSNQTPMSIGDKSAKPKLRRSSGNENSTIELQSGKKVKVDAASPGITASFSEHKKNLLPEKHTNDRLNKETGSVRRIASRDSSPAMKGRPLASGNIQKIDQSPNVPIPAMHSERPKENIEKSSLKKKADKMQKPWHGTDVDFGTHGEGQHANFDGLDDSSTRKRSRHGDSLIDDKMLKRSKDANVNINSMNLTNTSSGNVGPDEITTFPEPNESNGELSTSQRDNFERSPNGKKKLQRELSDLELGELRESSLENDNGRTRKQFERNSSSKSLDGKLTDINNSYSSMNNRKAHITGFHDKGKPSPQEYGTGGHINQEAFPRKAAGYDFDDNRPLQRGYVPENQHFPRTDHSDSENISYRSGEKTSKKESRMAQGGTLEYPEMKKKTTSRLPQNGIPQNGINNAIVPQTQKSISPSDNEERSRNNSLIETETGRKIDSSSDDDNLFFSKYDKDEPELKAPIKDFSQYKDYVQEYNEKYEAYSYLNSQIEKTKSEFLKVQEDLNVAKERDKEQYYNIVERLRDMYRESGARHKLMKKVFVLLHEELQTIKQRIRDFTEAYSNE; translated from the exons ATGTACAAgctcggcggccgtggcggtgggcgcggcggcggtggcggcgcgtcaAAGCGCCCGCCGGCCCCccacggccgcggccggggcggcACCTCCTCCATCAGCGGGATGGGTGCTCCTCCCCgcggtcgcgccgccgccgcctccgctgccgccgcgcagcCCGCGGGGCGTGACGAGGGGTTCCGCCTGGAGTCCAACGGGCCGCCCGCCTTCTCTGCTATAATACGGCTTACCCCCGACCTCATCGACGAGAtccggcgggcggaggaggctggTGGCGGCGCCCGCATCAAGTTCAACCCTAACATGTACAACTCGTCGGAGAAC GTAATAGATGTTAAtggtaaagaattcaaattcacatGGGCATCTGAACGTGGCGAATTGTGTGATATTTATGAGGAACGCCAGAGTGGAGAGGATGGAAATGGGTTGCTTCTAGAGTGTGGCTCTGCTTGGCGCAAGGTGAATGTGCAACGCATTTTGGATGAGTCAGCAAAGAACCTTGTGAAAATGCGCTCTGAGGAGGCTGAACGTCTCTCGAAATCTCGAAA ATCAATCGTGCTGGACCCAGCTAATCCATCTGTCAAGAGTCAGGCCAAGTCAATGGCTGCTGCAGCTGTAGAAG GTAGTATGCGGAGGATGCACTGGAAGCAGAAGaatgaattttttaaaaagaatAAAG CTGCTGTTATCGCCCCGACCAAATCAGTTTCCAAAGTGAAGTTATCTAACAATATTCCCAAAGGAAATTTCTCAACTTCTCCTGCACCTTCTCCTGAACAACCTGGAGCGAGTATTCCTTCATTTCCTATTGGATCAGATGCAAATAATGAAGTTGTAACACCTTTTGATTTGAATAAAGAGAACAATAAAACTGAGAAAGCAACACCAAGTAAGATGTCTAAAGGAATTAATCGCCGAGCAAGTGCTCATTCTGCAAGTGTTGATGACAATACAAATGAAGTTCGGAGCCTCTTGATATCTGTACTCTCAGAAAATCCAAAAGGAATGAGCCTAAAG GCTTTGGAGAAAGCTGTTGCAGATGTATTTCCTAACGCATCGAAGAAAATAGAGAGCATCATCAAGAAT ATTGCTAATTACCAAGCACCTGCGAGGTATGTGCTAAAACCAGGGTTGGAGGTAGAAAACTCTAGAAGGCATGCATCTGAAGAGGGAAG CAGATCCATCAATGAGAATGTTGATGAATTTCCTCCAAGCTTAAAGATTGACGATCCTGATATATTTGAGAGTATTGATGTTGTGGGCTCCCCAGTTGCTACTGCAGGAGATGGAAAGGTCAATAATGGCAGTGAAGATAAGGCAGGAACTTCTAGTGAGAGTGCAAGCGATAGCGATAGTGACAGTGACAGCAGTGACAGTGGAAGTGATAGTGGGAGCCAAAGCAGAAGTGCTGCAGAAAGTGGCAGCGGGAGCAGCAGCGACAGTGATAGTGATGATTCATCGAGCAGCAAGGAAGGCTCTGATGCATTTGTGGATATTACAAGTGATGACGACAAAGCAAATACAGCACAAACAAAAGTTGCCGATGATCTTAATTTGTCATCATCGCCAAGAGATTTGACAAGACTTGATGTCGATGATGAACAGATCGACATTGGAACAAATATGGATTATACGACTACATCACCGCATATTGATTTGAAcaattttaattctaataatgATGGTGCTGAATCTGATGGCTTGGCTGCAAGCAACCTGAAGAAGCcgtctgaaattccagggagcAAGAACATGCCAAGCAACAGAATGGAACCTAGCCGAGTTGATAGAAAGTATAATGAAATGTCTTATCAAGAAGACCTTTTTGATGACTCCTTGCAAACAACTAGTGAGATACCCAATGAAGAAGCTGGTCAATTCACAAAGCAGCATCCTAACAGGAGAAAATCAACATCAAAGGACGGATCAAACCAGACCCCGATGAGTATTGGGGACAAAAGTGCCAAACCCAAATTGAGAAGGTCTTCCGGTAATGAGAACTCCACAATAGAGCTTCAAAGTGGCAAAAAGGTCAAGGTTGACGCAGCATCTCCAGGCATTACAGCTTCTTTCTCAGAGCACAAAAAAAACTTACTGCCTGAAAAGCATACGAATGATAGGTTGAACAAGGAGACAGGGAGTGTTAGGCGCATTGCTTCACGAGATAGCAGTCCTGCCATGAAAGGAAGACCTTTGGCTTCTGGAAACATACAAAAGATAGATCAGAGCCCAAATGTACCTATCCCAGCAATGCACTCTGAGAGACCAAAAGAAAATATTGAGAAATCAAGTCTGAAGAAAAAAGCAGATAAGATGCAGAAACCATGGCATGGTACCGATGTTGACTTTGGGACACATGGTGAAGGCCAACATGCCAATTTTGATGGCTTGGATGATTCTTCAACAAGAAAAAGGAGTAGACATGGGGATTCTCTTATTGATGATAAAATGCTCAAGCGTTCAAAGGATGCTAATGTTAATATAAATTCCATGAATTTAACCAATACTTCCAGTGGAAATGTTGGGCCTGATGAGATCACTACTTTTCCTGAACCCAATGAAAGTAATGGTGAGCTATCAACTTCGCAAAGAGATAATTTTGAGAGGTCACCTAATGGTAAGAAAAAGCTCCAGAGAGAGCTTTCAGATCTCGAATTGGGTGAACTTCGCGAGTCTTCTTTGGAAAATGACAATGGGAGGACAAGGAAGCAATTTGAGAGAAATAGTTCTTCCAAGTCACTTGATGGTAAATTAACTGACATAAATAACTCCTACTCCAGTATGAATAACAGGAAGGCTCATATAACCGGGTTTCATGATAAGGGGAAACCATCACCTCAAGAATATGGTACTGGAGGTCATATAAACCAGGAAGCCTTTCCCAGGAAGGCAGCAGgatatgattttgatgataATAGGCCTCTGCAAAGAGGGTATGTTCCTGAGAATCAGCATTTTCCAAGGACTGATCATTCAGATTCTGAGAACATATCATATAGGTCAGGTGAAAAAACTAGCAAAAAGGAGTCAAGGATGGCACAAGGTGGAACGCTAGAGTACCCAGAAATGAAGAAGAAAACAACCTCACGGCTTCCACAGAATGGTATTCCACAGAATGGTATTAATAATGCCATAGTGCCTCAGACACAGAAATCAATTTCCCCATCAGATAATGAGGAAAGAAGTAGGAACAACTCTTTGATTGAGACTGAGACAGGTAGGAAGATAGACAGTTCTTCAGATGATGACAACTTATTTTTCTCCAAGTATGATAAAGATGAGCCAGAACTGAAGGCTCCAATAAAAGATTTCTCACA ATACAAAGATTATGTGCAGGAGTACAATGAGAAGTATGAGGCTTATTCATACTTGAACAGTCAGATTGAGAAAACTAA GTCTGAATTCTTAAAGGTTCAAGAGGATCTCAATGTTGCTAAAGAAAGAGACAAGGAACAATATTATAATATTGTAGAAAGACTCAGAGACATGTACCGTGAATCAGGAGCA AGGCATAAATTGATGAAGAAGGTCTTCGTACTGCTTCATGAGGAGCTGCAG ACTATAAAGCAAAGAATTAGAGACTTTACAGAGGCCTATTCAAATGAGTAA
- the LOC120690389 gene encoding dentin sialophosphoprotein isoform X3: MAAAAVEGSMRRMHWKQKNEFFKKNKAAVIAPTKSVSKVKLSNNIPKGNFSTSPAPSPEQPGASIPSFPIGSDANNEVVTPFDLNKENNKTEKATPSKMSKGINRRASAHSASVDDNTNEVRSLLISVLSENPKGMSLKALEKAVADVFPNASKKIESIIKNIANYQAPARYVLKPGLEVENSRRHASEEGSRSINENVDEFPPSLKIDDPDIFESIDVVGSPVATAGDGKVNNGSEDKAGTSSESASDSDSDSDSSDSGSDSGSQSRSAAESGSGSSSDSDSDDSSSSKEGSDAFVDITSDDDKANTAQTKVADDLNLSSSPRDLTRLDVDDEQIDIGTNMDYTTTSPHIDLNNFNSNNDGAESDGLAASNLKKPSEIPGSKNMPSNRMEPSRVDRKYNEMSYQEDLFDDSLQTTSEIPNEEAGQFTKQHPNRRKSTSKDGSNQTPMSIGDKSAKPKLRRSSGNENSTIELQSGKKVKVDAASPGITASFSEHKKNLLPEKHTNDRLNKETGSVRRIASRDSSPAMKGRPLASGNIQKIDQSPNVPIPAMHSERPKENIEKSSLKKKADKMQKPWHGTDVDFGTHGEGQHANFDGLDDSSTRKRSRHGDSLIDDKMLKRSKDANVNINSMNLTNTSSGNVGPDEITTFPEPNESNGELSTSQRDNFERSPNGKKKLQRELSDLELGELRESSLENDNGRTRKQFERNSSSKSLDGKLTDINNSYSSMNNRKAHITGFHDKGKPSPQEYGTGGHINQEAFPRKAAGYDFDDNRPLQRGYVPENQHFPRTDHSDSENISYRSGEKTSKKESRMAQGGTLEYPEMKKKTTSRLPQNGIPQNGINNAIVPQTQKSISPSDNEERSRNNSLIETETGRKIDSSSDDDNLFFSKYDKDEPELKAPIKDFSQYKDYVQEYNEKYEAYSYLNSQIEKTKSEFLKVQEDLNVAKERDKEQYYNIVERLRDMYRESGARHKLMKKVFVLLHEELQTIKQRIRDFTEAYSNE, translated from the exons ATGGCTGCTGCAGCTGTAGAAG GTAGTATGCGGAGGATGCACTGGAAGCAGAAGaatgaattttttaaaaagaatAAAG CTGCTGTTATCGCCCCGACCAAATCAGTTTCCAAAGTGAAGTTATCTAACAATATTCCCAAAGGAAATTTCTCAACTTCTCCTGCACCTTCTCCTGAACAACCTGGAGCGAGTATTCCTTCATTTCCTATTGGATCAGATGCAAATAATGAAGTTGTAACACCTTTTGATTTGAATAAAGAGAACAATAAAACTGAGAAAGCAACACCAAGTAAGATGTCTAAAGGAATTAATCGCCGAGCAAGTGCTCATTCTGCAAGTGTTGATGACAATACAAATGAAGTTCGGAGCCTCTTGATATCTGTACTCTCAGAAAATCCAAAAGGAATGAGCCTAAAG GCTTTGGAGAAAGCTGTTGCAGATGTATTTCCTAACGCATCGAAGAAAATAGAGAGCATCATCAAGAAT ATTGCTAATTACCAAGCACCTGCGAGGTATGTGCTAAAACCAGGGTTGGAGGTAGAAAACTCTAGAAGGCATGCATCTGAAGAGGGAAG CAGATCCATCAATGAGAATGTTGATGAATTTCCTCCAAGCTTAAAGATTGACGATCCTGATATATTTGAGAGTATTGATGTTGTGGGCTCCCCAGTTGCTACTGCAGGAGATGGAAAGGTCAATAATGGCAGTGAAGATAAGGCAGGAACTTCTAGTGAGAGTGCAAGCGATAGCGATAGTGACAGTGACAGCAGTGACAGTGGAAGTGATAGTGGGAGCCAAAGCAGAAGTGCTGCAGAAAGTGGCAGCGGGAGCAGCAGCGACAGTGATAGTGATGATTCATCGAGCAGCAAGGAAGGCTCTGATGCATTTGTGGATATTACAAGTGATGACGACAAAGCAAATACAGCACAAACAAAAGTTGCCGATGATCTTAATTTGTCATCATCGCCAAGAGATTTGACAAGACTTGATGTCGATGATGAACAGATCGACATTGGAACAAATATGGATTATACGACTACATCACCGCATATTGATTTGAAcaattttaattctaataatgATGGTGCTGAATCTGATGGCTTGGCTGCAAGCAACCTGAAGAAGCcgtctgaaattccagggagcAAGAACATGCCAAGCAACAGAATGGAACCTAGCCGAGTTGATAGAAAGTATAATGAAATGTCTTATCAAGAAGACCTTTTTGATGACTCCTTGCAAACAACTAGTGAGATACCCAATGAAGAAGCTGGTCAATTCACAAAGCAGCATCCTAACAGGAGAAAATCAACATCAAAGGACGGATCAAACCAGACCCCGATGAGTATTGGGGACAAAAGTGCCAAACCCAAATTGAGAAGGTCTTCCGGTAATGAGAACTCCACAATAGAGCTTCAAAGTGGCAAAAAGGTCAAGGTTGACGCAGCATCTCCAGGCATTACAGCTTCTTTCTCAGAGCACAAAAAAAACTTACTGCCTGAAAAGCATACGAATGATAGGTTGAACAAGGAGACAGGGAGTGTTAGGCGCATTGCTTCACGAGATAGCAGTCCTGCCATGAAAGGAAGACCTTTGGCTTCTGGAAACATACAAAAGATAGATCAGAGCCCAAATGTACCTATCCCAGCAATGCACTCTGAGAGACCAAAAGAAAATATTGAGAAATCAAGTCTGAAGAAAAAAGCAGATAAGATGCAGAAACCATGGCATGGTACCGATGTTGACTTTGGGACACATGGTGAAGGCCAACATGCCAATTTTGATGGCTTGGATGATTCTTCAACAAGAAAAAGGAGTAGACATGGGGATTCTCTTATTGATGATAAAATGCTCAAGCGTTCAAAGGATGCTAATGTTAATATAAATTCCATGAATTTAACCAATACTTCCAGTGGAAATGTTGGGCCTGATGAGATCACTACTTTTCCTGAACCCAATGAAAGTAATGGTGAGCTATCAACTTCGCAAAGAGATAATTTTGAGAGGTCACCTAATGGTAAGAAAAAGCTCCAGAGAGAGCTTTCAGATCTCGAATTGGGTGAACTTCGCGAGTCTTCTTTGGAAAATGACAATGGGAGGACAAGGAAGCAATTTGAGAGAAATAGTTCTTCCAAGTCACTTGATGGTAAATTAACTGACATAAATAACTCCTACTCCAGTATGAATAACAGGAAGGCTCATATAACCGGGTTTCATGATAAGGGGAAACCATCACCTCAAGAATATGGTACTGGAGGTCATATAAACCAGGAAGCCTTTCCCAGGAAGGCAGCAGgatatgattttgatgataATAGGCCTCTGCAAAGAGGGTATGTTCCTGAGAATCAGCATTTTCCAAGGACTGATCATTCAGATTCTGAGAACATATCATATAGGTCAGGTGAAAAAACTAGCAAAAAGGAGTCAAGGATGGCACAAGGTGGAACGCTAGAGTACCCAGAAATGAAGAAGAAAACAACCTCACGGCTTCCACAGAATGGTATTCCACAGAATGGTATTAATAATGCCATAGTGCCTCAGACACAGAAATCAATTTCCCCATCAGATAATGAGGAAAGAAGTAGGAACAACTCTTTGATTGAGACTGAGACAGGTAGGAAGATAGACAGTTCTTCAGATGATGACAACTTATTTTTCTCCAAGTATGATAAAGATGAGCCAGAACTGAAGGCTCCAATAAAAGATTTCTCACA ATACAAAGATTATGTGCAGGAGTACAATGAGAAGTATGAGGCTTATTCATACTTGAACAGTCAGATTGAGAAAACTAA GTCTGAATTCTTAAAGGTTCAAGAGGATCTCAATGTTGCTAAAGAAAGAGACAAGGAACAATATTATAATATTGTAGAAAGACTCAGAGACATGTACCGTGAATCAGGAGCA AGGCATAAATTGATGAAGAAGGTCTTCGTACTGCTTCATGAGGAGCTGCAG ACTATAAAGCAAAGAATTAGAGACTTTACAGAGGCCTATTCAAATGAGTAA
- the LOC120690389 gene encoding dentin sialophosphoprotein isoform X2 produces the protein MYKLGGRGGGRGGGGGASKRPPAPHGRGRGGTSSISGMGAPPRGRAAAASAAAAQPAGRDEGFRLESNGPPAFSAIIRLTPDLIDEIRRAEEAGGGARIKFNPNMYNSSENVIDVNGKEFKFTWASERGELCDIYEERQSGEDGNGLLLECGSAWRKVNVQRILDESAKNLVKMRSEEAERLSKSRKSIVLDPANPSVKSQAKSMAAAAVEGSMRRMHWKQKNEFFKKNKAAVIAPTKSVSKVKLSNNIPKGNFSTSPAPSPEQPGASIPSFPIGSDANNEVVTPFDLNKENNKTEKATPSKMSKGINRRASAHSASVDDNTNEVRSLLISVLSENPKGMSLKALEKAVADVFPNASKKIESIIKNIANYQAPARYVLKPGLEVENSRRHASEEGRSINENVDEFPPSLKIDDPDIFESIDVVGSPVATAGDGKVNNGSEDKAGTSSESASDSDSDSDSSDSGSDSGSQSRSAAESGSGSSSDSDSDDSSSSKEGSDAFVDITSDDDKANTAQTKVADDLNLSSSPRDLTRLDVDDEQIDIGTNMDYTTTSPHIDLNNFNSNNDGAESDGLAASNLKKPSEIPGSKNMPSNRMEPSRVDRKYNEMSYQEDLFDDSLQTTSEIPNEEAGQFTKQHPNRRKSTSKDGSNQTPMSIGDKSAKPKLRRSSGNENSTIELQSGKKVKVDAASPGITASFSEHKKNLLPEKHTNDRLNKETGSVRRIASRDSSPAMKGRPLASGNIQKIDQSPNVPIPAMHSERPKENIEKSSLKKKADKMQKPWHGTDVDFGTHGEGQHANFDGLDDSSTRKRSRHGDSLIDDKMLKRSKDANVNINSMNLTNTSSGNVGPDEITTFPEPNESNGELSTSQRDNFERSPNGKKKLQRELSDLELGELRESSLENDNGRTRKQFERNSSSKSLDGKLTDINNSYSSMNNRKAHITGFHDKGKPSPQEYGTGGHINQEAFPRKAAGYDFDDNRPLQRGYVPENQHFPRTDHSDSENISYRSGEKTSKKESRMAQGGTLEYPEMKKKTTSRLPQNGIPQNGINNAIVPQTQKSISPSDNEERSRNNSLIETETGRKIDSSSDDDNLFFSKYDKDEPELKAPIKDFSQYKDYVQEYNEKYEAYSYLNSQIEKTKSEFLKVQEDLNVAKERDKEQYYNIVERLRDMYRESGARHKLMKKVFVLLHEELQTIKQRIRDFTEAYSNE, from the exons ATGTACAAgctcggcggccgtggcggtgggcgcggcggcggtggcggcgcgtcaAAGCGCCCGCCGGCCCCccacggccgcggccggggcggcACCTCCTCCATCAGCGGGATGGGTGCTCCTCCCCgcggtcgcgccgccgccgcctccgctgccgccgcgcagcCCGCGGGGCGTGACGAGGGGTTCCGCCTGGAGTCCAACGGGCCGCCCGCCTTCTCTGCTATAATACGGCTTACCCCCGACCTCATCGACGAGAtccggcgggcggaggaggctggTGGCGGCGCCCGCATCAAGTTCAACCCTAACATGTACAACTCGTCGGAGAAC GTAATAGATGTTAAtggtaaagaattcaaattcacatGGGCATCTGAACGTGGCGAATTGTGTGATATTTATGAGGAACGCCAGAGTGGAGAGGATGGAAATGGGTTGCTTCTAGAGTGTGGCTCTGCTTGGCGCAAGGTGAATGTGCAACGCATTTTGGATGAGTCAGCAAAGAACCTTGTGAAAATGCGCTCTGAGGAGGCTGAACGTCTCTCGAAATCTCGAAA ATCAATCGTGCTGGACCCAGCTAATCCATCTGTCAAGAGTCAGGCCAAGTCAATGGCTGCTGCAGCTGTAGAAG GTAGTATGCGGAGGATGCACTGGAAGCAGAAGaatgaattttttaaaaagaatAAAG CTGCTGTTATCGCCCCGACCAAATCAGTTTCCAAAGTGAAGTTATCTAACAATATTCCCAAAGGAAATTTCTCAACTTCTCCTGCACCTTCTCCTGAACAACCTGGAGCGAGTATTCCTTCATTTCCTATTGGATCAGATGCAAATAATGAAGTTGTAACACCTTTTGATTTGAATAAAGAGAACAATAAAACTGAGAAAGCAACACCAAGTAAGATGTCTAAAGGAATTAATCGCCGAGCAAGTGCTCATTCTGCAAGTGTTGATGACAATACAAATGAAGTTCGGAGCCTCTTGATATCTGTACTCTCAGAAAATCCAAAAGGAATGAGCCTAAAG GCTTTGGAGAAAGCTGTTGCAGATGTATTTCCTAACGCATCGAAGAAAATAGAGAGCATCATCAAGAAT ATTGCTAATTACCAAGCACCTGCGAGGTATGTGCTAAAACCAGGGTTGGAGGTAGAAAACTCTAGAAGGCATGCATCTGAAGAGGGAAG ATCCATCAATGAGAATGTTGATGAATTTCCTCCAAGCTTAAAGATTGACGATCCTGATATATTTGAGAGTATTGATGTTGTGGGCTCCCCAGTTGCTACTGCAGGAGATGGAAAGGTCAATAATGGCAGTGAAGATAAGGCAGGAACTTCTAGTGAGAGTGCAAGCGATAGCGATAGTGACAGTGACAGCAGTGACAGTGGAAGTGATAGTGGGAGCCAAAGCAGAAGTGCTGCAGAAAGTGGCAGCGGGAGCAGCAGCGACAGTGATAGTGATGATTCATCGAGCAGCAAGGAAGGCTCTGATGCATTTGTGGATATTACAAGTGATGACGACAAAGCAAATACAGCACAAACAAAAGTTGCCGATGATCTTAATTTGTCATCATCGCCAAGAGATTTGACAAGACTTGATGTCGATGATGAACAGATCGACATTGGAACAAATATGGATTATACGACTACATCACCGCATATTGATTTGAAcaattttaattctaataatgATGGTGCTGAATCTGATGGCTTGGCTGCAAGCAACCTGAAGAAGCcgtctgaaattccagggagcAAGAACATGCCAAGCAACAGAATGGAACCTAGCCGAGTTGATAGAAAGTATAATGAAATGTCTTATCAAGAAGACCTTTTTGATGACTCCTTGCAAACAACTAGTGAGATACCCAATGAAGAAGCTGGTCAATTCACAAAGCAGCATCCTAACAGGAGAAAATCAACATCAAAGGACGGATCAAACCAGACCCCGATGAGTATTGGGGACAAAAGTGCCAAACCCAAATTGAGAAGGTCTTCCGGTAATGAGAACTCCACAATAGAGCTTCAAAGTGGCAAAAAGGTCAAGGTTGACGCAGCATCTCCAGGCATTACAGCTTCTTTCTCAGAGCACAAAAAAAACTTACTGCCTGAAAAGCATACGAATGATAGGTTGAACAAGGAGACAGGGAGTGTTAGGCGCATTGCTTCACGAGATAGCAGTCCTGCCATGAAAGGAAGACCTTTGGCTTCTGGAAACATACAAAAGATAGATCAGAGCCCAAATGTACCTATCCCAGCAATGCACTCTGAGAGACCAAAAGAAAATATTGAGAAATCAAGTCTGAAGAAAAAAGCAGATAAGATGCAGAAACCATGGCATGGTACCGATGTTGACTTTGGGACACATGGTGAAGGCCAACATGCCAATTTTGATGGCTTGGATGATTCTTCAACAAGAAAAAGGAGTAGACATGGGGATTCTCTTATTGATGATAAAATGCTCAAGCGTTCAAAGGATGCTAATGTTAATATAAATTCCATGAATTTAACCAATACTTCCAGTGGAAATGTTGGGCCTGATGAGATCACTACTTTTCCTGAACCCAATGAAAGTAATGGTGAGCTATCAACTTCGCAAAGAGATAATTTTGAGAGGTCACCTAATGGTAAGAAAAAGCTCCAGAGAGAGCTTTCAGATCTCGAATTGGGTGAACTTCGCGAGTCTTCTTTGGAAAATGACAATGGGAGGACAAGGAAGCAATTTGAGAGAAATAGTTCTTCCAAGTCACTTGATGGTAAATTAACTGACATAAATAACTCCTACTCCAGTATGAATAACAGGAAGGCTCATATAACCGGGTTTCATGATAAGGGGAAACCATCACCTCAAGAATATGGTACTGGAGGTCATATAAACCAGGAAGCCTTTCCCAGGAAGGCAGCAGgatatgattttgatgataATAGGCCTCTGCAAAGAGGGTATGTTCCTGAGAATCAGCATTTTCCAAGGACTGATCATTCAGATTCTGAGAACATATCATATAGGTCAGGTGAAAAAACTAGCAAAAAGGAGTCAAGGATGGCACAAGGTGGAACGCTAGAGTACCCAGAAATGAAGAAGAAAACAACCTCACGGCTTCCACAGAATGGTATTCCACAGAATGGTATTAATAATGCCATAGTGCCTCAGACACAGAAATCAATTTCCCCATCAGATAATGAGGAAAGAAGTAGGAACAACTCTTTGATTGAGACTGAGACAGGTAGGAAGATAGACAGTTCTTCAGATGATGACAACTTATTTTTCTCCAAGTATGATAAAGATGAGCCAGAACTGAAGGCTCCAATAAAAGATTTCTCACA ATACAAAGATTATGTGCAGGAGTACAATGAGAAGTATGAGGCTTATTCATACTTGAACAGTCAGATTGAGAAAACTAA GTCTGAATTCTTAAAGGTTCAAGAGGATCTCAATGTTGCTAAAGAAAGAGACAAGGAACAATATTATAATATTGTAGAAAGACTCAGAGACATGTACCGTGAATCAGGAGCA AGGCATAAATTGATGAAGAAGGTCTTCGTACTGCTTCATGAGGAGCTGCAG ACTATAAAGCAAAGAATTAGAGACTTTACAGAGGCCTATTCAAATGAGTAA
- the LOC120688048 gene encoding protein EMBRYO DEFECTIVE 514-like: protein MAEPEVEAPAAAAAMETEAPAAAGQKREREEEGDPAAEGGEAAEEEEAAAKKPKVEGDAKEEKEVETKDEKEGEEAEGKPVKLGPKEFASAVEMFDYFFTLLHSWAPQLDFNKYEQMVLEDLLKKGHAEPAKKIGAGIEAFEIRNHPVWQSRCFFVRRVDGSADDFSFRKCVDNILPLPEDMKIGNGKKSGGHHKGGGGGRGGGGRGGWRGGRGRGRRGG from the exons ATGGCTGAACCAGAGGTGGAGGCGCCCGCAGCCGCTGCAGCGATGGAAACCGAGGCGCCCGCAGCCGCTGGTCAGAAGAGGGAGCGGGAGGAAGAGGGTGATCCCGCCGCtgagggcggcgaggcggcggaggaggaagaggcggcGGCTAAGAAGCCTAAGGTGGAGGGGGATGccaaggaggagaaggaggtggagaCGAAGGATGaaaaggagggagaggaggcggagggCAAGCCCGTGAAGCTGGGGCCGAAAGAGTTCGCCTCGGCTGTCGAGATGTTCGACTACTTCTTCACCCTGCTCCACTCGTGGGCGCCGCAGCTTGACTTCAATAAG TATGAACAAATGGTGCTGGAGGACTTGCTGAAGAAAGGCCATGCTGAGCCTGCTAAGAAGATTGGGGCCGGAATCGAAGCATTTGAGATCCGCAACCACCCAGTGTGGCAAAGCCGCTGCTTCTTTGTTCGCAGGGTTGACGGATCAGCCGACGACTTCAGCTTCCGCAAGTGCGTCGACAACATCCTGCCTCTCCCTGAGGACATGAAGATTGGTAACGGCAAGAAGTCCGGCGGCCACCACAAGGGTGGCGGTGGGGGCCGTGGAGGAGGGGGCCGAGGTGGCTGGCGTGGTGGGCGCGGCCGTGGTAGGAGAGGCGGCTAG